AGTCCTCAATGAATTTGAGCAACAGTCTGGCTTGGCGATCAGCTACCAAAAAACAAGTTTTTATGCATAAGTCTGTCTCCTCAAGAAATTGAAACAATACAGGCAGGCATCTACTGGAATGTCTTGTGGGACTCTACCTGTCCGCTATCTTGGAGTACCGCTCAATTCAAAAAAACTGAACCTTGCCAATTGTAAGCCTCTCATTACCAGATCAAGTCAAGACTCTCCTCTTGGTCAGTGAAGTCACTCTCCTTCTCAGGCAGGCTCCTCCTCATTAAAACTGTGATTGCGGGAATCACAACATTTTGGTGTTCAGCCTTCATCCTGCCAAAAGTGTGTGTTAGGCGTATCAACTCTATGTGCAGTGTGTTCTTATGGAAGGGAGATATTGATAGCCACAACTCTGCAAGAGTGGCTTGGGAGACAGTAGTACTTACAAAAGATCAGGGAGGCTTGGGGATTAGGGACCTCCAAACTTGGAATAAGGCTTGCTGCTTAAAGCTGATCTGGATGTTGTTCTTTCGTGATGGGTCTGTGTGGGTCGCTTGGTTCAAGGAGGTCATTCTAAAAGGGTCCATTCACAACTACTGGACAACTAAACCAAGCATCTCCTACTCATGGCTAGCCAACAACCTCCTCAAGCTAAAAGATGAAGTCTTCCCACTCATCAAATTGCGGCTGGAGAATGGTGTCTCTGCTAAATTTTGGTTTGATAACTGGACTCCCTTTGGAAGCCTTTCGACTTTCCTCAGTAACTCCTCATCAAGATTGGGTATTCATGAAAAAGCTTATGTAGCCTCACTGTGTAGGAATGGATCAATTTGGTGGCTTCCACCTGCAAGAACAGAAGAACAAGTTCAGTTACAGACATACCTCACTACCGTCACTCTCACTCAGGCTCAGGACTACTATGAATGGGAGCTGGAAGGTAAACCTACTCAGACTTATAGCACCCGAGATGTTTACACTTACTTGAGAGGAGAAATCAATTATGTGATTTGGGCTAACACGGTTTGGTCTTCCTATGAGATCCCAAGACACAGCTTCCTTGTTTGGTTGGTAATCGAAAACCGATGTCCAACTAAAGACAGACTGCTCGGATGGGGCCTTCAGGTTTCGCCACTATGTCTTCTTTGCAACTCAACTATGGAGTCTAGAAATCATCTCTACCACGACTGCCCCTTCAGCTTTGATCTTTGGTCCTTAGCTGCTTCGTGGTGTAGGATCACCCCCACTAGAGATTGGAACGATACAGTCTCTCAGATGATTGGACTACCGAGAAGCAAATCGAAGCGCCATCAAACTCTCCTAACTCTCCTAGCTTGGAAATCAACAATATACTGGACATGGAATGAAAGGAATGCTCGGCTTCACTTCAATGTATACCGATCAGTCGATACTATCTTTGCAGTCATTGATCGTCAACTGAGAAACAAGATTATGAGCTTCAGAGAATCTAATCCGGTTCTCTCCTCAGCGATGTTGCAAGCATGGTTTTCAGTGGGTTAGACTTCTCTCCATCGACGGATTCATCCTCTCCTACCTCTCAACCATTGTGTTTTTTGTCACAAGAAAGCTGATCGTCTTTTCTAATCTGGGTATGTGGGTTCTTTTTCTGTTTAGTTAATGGGTCATGAATTATTAAGGTTTTTTTATTATGAGTTTTAAGTCTGGGCTGAACCCTCTTAACTAAAGCCAAAAACTTGTAAACAATTTTATTTTCTTTTTATTTAATGAAAGCCTAAGTTACAAAAAAAAAAGAAACATATTCATGTATTTCAATACATAACAAATGTACTGTATTCCTTGACAAAAGAACAAAAGTAGAGTAATTATTTGGTATTATTACATATTAAGCAAAAAAAGTTTTGAGGATTTGGATTTGGGTTTGTCACATGGAAACCCAGTTAACAGCCTGGGCCGATTTAAAGAACTCAAAGTAAACCTGAGCCAATTATATTAGATTTCACGGCCCATTATATAAGCTTCTTCTGGTCCAGTGGATAGGATGGTCTCAATTCTCAAAATATTCGAGGAAATGAGAAAATGTATAGCATCCAGCCTTGGAATGAGCACTATTGCTGTATAACAGACTTGTCAGGGAGAGTAGACCGCGTTGATGAAGCCTACGAGTTTCTTAAAAGACTTGGTGAAGAAGGCAGGTGAATGTAACTGAATTTACACCCGACAATTTCATGTAAACTCCGTTACAAAAAAAAAAAAATCATGTAAACTTTTGTAAGATATAATCACATAAACGTAATAATGTTACTTGCTTTGAATTAATAAAAAGTTATTACCAACAACAAGCCATTGGCCAAACGATAACCATAACCTTATGAATATCAAAAATAAATTTTATAATGTATTTATTAGTGAGGTTGAACTTTATAGTAGGGTTTTTATTTTGGTTTGTATATGATGATCACATTAGATATTACAACTACCATATGCATGGAGATTGAAAATTGCATGAACAACCGAAAAAAAAACTTACTAGTCATTAAACTCAACCACTAGTCGTCCACCACTAAATAAACTCGTAAGAAATATATTTATACACACAGTTGTACTTTTTTATAAAACTACAAAAATGCTAGGTGAAAGGATACTAGAAAAGTTTGTTCCAGCCTATCATTTGATGTGTGTTTACAACCCTATATAATGTGAATATAATTTAATCATAATTAACATTAAAAGTTATAAAATATGATTGAGAGTCTTGAGCTGTTTTGTTAATTGTAATTGGAATTTAGCTCAAAATGCATATTGAGGTTAATGGGACTCGTAATGTTTTTAGATTCATCCCCTCTTCCTAACCCATTTCTCACTCGGTTTTATCATTTCGTCAATGTTTGGCTTTTGTATTATATTGGCCAGACTCGATATTAACGTCGATCAACGTCAAAGACCCGTCTCAGGCAAAATCGCAATTACAGTAATAACTGTAACTAGATTTTAACCCACCCGACTGGTCTTTGTTTTAATGATATATATAAATATTTAAAAATCTTAATTTAATTGAACGAATTTGTATTATCAAAGTTGACTGTTTAAATTTTGTATTTCGTCACTGTATTGTGTAATATTAGAATGTTGAGAGCAAACAATATTTTATTAAGATTGTTAACAAATTTACAGGTTCATAAAAATAAATATTTTATTTTATGTATATTCATTTGTTTATGAAAAAATATACGAAACCAAGTGTATCAATGGAAAAAAAATTGTTCAAAACGCAATCTATATTACATCAGAAATTGTTTGTTCTTAATATATGATAAATGCCATTAGAATATTCGGTTATTATACTTAAAATGGAGTTTTGATAATTTATTATTTGAAAATTGGATAAGGAAGGTGTGAAATGAGGGAATCAAGTAATTAGGATTATTGAAAGATATGTTAGTTTGTAAGCTCGATATATGTGGAATTAATGTGTTCGAATTATGTTTTGTTAAGTTTAGATTTTGTGTATATTTTTTGGAAATATATGCCGCATTTTTAACTTGGAAGTTACTTTTTGTTAACTTCAAAGTTTGTCTTTATTTTTTTAAAAACATGTCAAATTTTTAAGTTAACAATTTAAAGTATTAACTCTATCTATGTATCCAAACAAAATAGTTTTTATTAATCCTACTATTCATATACCCAAACAACTCTCAAATGTATTTTAGCTTTAATGAGATAGATATATATAGATAGATTAACATTAGAGCTAAGGAATTGAAAAAAATAATAGATAAACAATAATGATCTTTAATCTAGGCATAGGCATGTTAAGGGCATGATTATTGGGGGTCCTTGCTCTTGGATCCTTAATACACATATATTTATATGTATATATTATATATGCGTATATAATTGCGGGCTAAAGACTTTACGGAAACCCAAACCGAAAGTTCTTTAAAGTCTTTAGTCCGCAATTATATGCACATATATAATATATGCATACAAATATATGTGTATTAAGGACCCAAGAGCAAGGACTATACTACCTTCACCAAAAATCTTCCTAGGCAAGTTTGATTTCAACATGATCCAATAGTCTCATCCCCATATTTATTGTCAAAAGACTATTCTGGTCTTTCAGAAAATTCTATTAAATGTATTTCACTAATCCAAATTTTAGCAATAAAAAACGATTAAAAAAAAAAAAGCTAAATTAATTTTGTGGAAGGAAAAAGGCCAATCACAGTTTATTTTCGACTACAACTCATATATGATAGATAATATCAAACCATTATGCCATAAAAGAAGAAAAATATAAAGTTATAACTTATATTTATAATTTAAATTGAAATTTTCAAAGACTGGTTTCAAGAGAATTATG
The DNA window shown above is from Brassica oleracea var. oleracea cultivar TO1000 chromosome C3, BOL, whole genome shotgun sequence and carries:
- the LOC106330338 gene encoding uncharacterized protein LOC106330338, which translates into the protein MCSVFLWKGDIDSHNSARVAWETVVLTKDQGGLGIRDLQTWNKACCLKLIWMLFFRDGSVWVAWFKEVILKGSIHNYWTTKPSISYSWLANNLLKLKDEVFPLIKLRLENGVSAKFWFDNWTPFGSLSTFLSNSSSRLGIHEKAYVASLCRNGSIWWLPPARTEEQVQLQTYLTTVTLTQAQDYYEWELEGKPTQTYSTRDVYTYLRGEINYVIWANTVWSSYEIPRHSFLVWLVIENRCPTKDRLLGWGLQVSPLCLLCNSTMESRNHLYHDCPFSFDLWSLAASWCRITPTRDWNDTVSQMIGLPRSKSKRHQTLLTLLAWKSTIYWTWNERNARLHFNVYRSVDTIFAVIDRQLRNKIMSFRESNPVLSSAMLQAWFSVG